A single window of Hyla sarda isolate aHylSar1 chromosome 2, aHylSar1.hap1, whole genome shotgun sequence DNA harbors:
- the APOF gene encoding apolipoprotein F, with translation MDLILRCLIFSLLHQSLYSKPYNIDGLLENGTGAIESLAKPLQDISTKDYSWAKGNQTCSQLLKDCKEFLDLLPSSSSWMLKPVLALGFLQVGCLTEQEPFFLDLIKDKNARTLFNIMAEQTNNSIHPTTTNSHKSQPDIQKHDLLRFNLESLSIDAQSISHHMHCSEIQQEQQDVLLKGSILRSHSSLQHAMDHCDRVGPVCAGVTSDTLGQFKSVARNGGYIIPHVGSKLWLHHCTAGLLRRRSTDPECHSEKELRIHNVMQWIPVVSGYYNAGSAIYYATQGCTAQAEDRAIDASIDLGYDALFTATGGVSGAVSAGVGMAVKPPLRDGVKSAINYFKAQWSG, from the coding sequence ATGGATCTCATATTGCGTTGTTTGATTTTTTCTCTGTTACATCAATCTCTGTACAGCAAGCCGTATAACATAGATGGGTTATTAGAAAATGGTACTGGAGCCATTGAGTCTTTGGCGAAACCTCTCCAGGATATTTCTACAAAAGACTACTCCTGGGCAAAAGGAAACCAGACATGTAGCCAACTCCTAAAGGATTGCAAAGAGTTTCTTGACCTTCTGCCGTCTTCTTCATCGTGGATGCTGAAACCTGTTCTGGCGCTGGGGTTTCTACAGGTTGGATGTTTAACTGAACAGGagcctttctttttggatttgatTAAGGATAAAAATGCAAGAACATTGTTTAATATAATGGCTGAGCAGACAAATAACTCTATACACCCAACCACCACTAACTCTCACAAGAGCCAACCAGATATTCAGAAGCATGACTTACTCAGATTCAATTTAGAGTCTCTTTCTATTGATGCTCAATCTATATCACATCACATGCATTGCTCTGAGATCCAACAAGAGCAGCAGGATGTTCTCTTGAAAGGTTCCATTCTCAGGTCTCATTCATCCCTACAACATGCGATGGACCACTGTGATCGGGTAGGCCCGGTTTGTGCCGGTGTTACGTCTGATACCTTGGGTCAATTTAAAAGTGTGGCAAGGAACGGTGGGTATATCATACCTCATGTTGGATCAAAGCTTTGGCTGCACCACTGTACTGCTGGACTCCTGAGAAGGcgttctactgatcctgagtgcCATAGTGAAAAGGAACTGCGCATTCATAATGTAATGCAATGGATTCCAGTAGTCAGTGGCTATTACAATGCTGGGAGTGCAATTTATTATGCCACACAAGGATGCACTGCTCAAGCAGAAGACAGAGCCATTGACGCTTCCATTGATCTAGGCTATGACGCTTTGTTTACTGCCACTGGGGGAGTTTCTGGAGCAGTAAGTGCAGGTGTAGGTATGGCTGTAAAACCTCCATTAAGAGATGGTGTAAAATCAGCTATAAACTACTTTAAAGCGCAATGGTCAGGTTGA